The following are encoded together in the Roseobacter denitrificans OCh 114 genome:
- a CDS encoding IS3-like element ISRde1 family transposase (programmed frameshift), whose amino-acid sequence MTRRMFSREFKQEAVKLVTKRGVSAAQASRDLGIHATVLRRWVRAAAVDGPAAFPGNGKLTPEQEELRILRREVAKLKAERDNLKKSGRLLRQGPAVMFGFVAKHRGVWPVSWMCDALGVSRSGFHAWLTRPRSDRSIRDEELSAAIRASFLRSDRTYGARRVWHDLLEEGYACGLHCVERLMRQAAFKARPKRRQPPKDQGMRSVIAANVLEREFDADGPNQKWVADFTYVWTAQGWLYVAAVIDLFSRRVVGWSMSEQMTSQMVTDALIMAIWRRGRPDELLHHSDQGSQYTSEPFQRLMADHGITCSMSRSGNVWDNAAMESFFSSLKTERIKRKTYRTRKHARADVFDYIERFYNPKRRHSTIG is encoded by the exons ATGACGAGAAGGATGTTCAGCCGCGAGTTCAAGCAGGAAGCGGTGAAATTGGTGACGAAGCGTGGCGTGAGTGCGGCGCAAGCTTCGAGGGATCTGGGAATACATGCGACTGTGCTGCGCCGTTGGGTTCGGGCAGCAGCGGTTGATGGCCCGGCAGCGTTTCCAGGGAATGGTAAGTTAACACCTGAGCAGGAAGAGCTCAGGATTCTTCGACGTGAGGTCGCCAAGCTGAAGGCGGAGCGTGACA ATCTTAAAAAAAGCGGCCGCCTACTTCGCCAAGGACCAGCTGTGATGTTTGGGTTTGTGGCGAAGCACCGAGGGGTCTGGCCAGTGAGTTGGATGTGTGATGCGCTCGGTGTGTCACGAAGCGGCTTTCATGCCTGGCTGACGCGACCGCGCAGCGACCGGTCTATTCGCGACGAAGAGCTTTCGGCGGCGATCCGTGCGAGCTTTCTGCGATCGGACCGAACCTATGGAGCCCGACGGGTCTGGCACGATCTTCTCGAAGAAGGTTATGCCTGTGGCCTGCATTGCGTTGAACGATTGATGCGACAAGCAGCGTTCAAGGCCCGCCCCAAGCGTCGGCAACCGCCAAAAGACCAAGGCATGAGGTCGGTCATAGCTGCCAACGTGCTTGAACGAGAGTTTGATGCGGATGGGCCGAACCAGAAATGGGTGGCCGACTTCACCTATGTCTGGACCGCGCAAGGGTGGCTCTACGTTGCAGCCGTCATCGATCTGTTCTCGCGGCGTGTCGTTGGCTGGTCAATGAGCGAACAAATGACGTCTCAGATGGTCACGGACGCTCTGATCATGGCGATCTGGCGCAGAGGCAGGCCCGACGAGTTGCTGCACCATTCCGACCAGGGCAGCCAATACACCAGTGAGCCGTTCCAGCGACTGATGGCCGATCACGGCATCACCTGTTCGATGAGCCGTTCAGGGAATGTCTGGGACAACGCTGCAATGGAAAGCTTCTTCTCTTCGCTTAAGACAGAACGGATCAAACGCAAAACCTACAGAACCAGAAAGCACGCGCGCGCAGATGTCTTCGATTACATCGAACGCTTCTACAACCCGAAGCGTCGCCACTCGACCATCGGCTAG
- a CDS encoding calcium-binding protein, producing MFETIGTDGDDIILGIRFGGSSKDVIRGRAGNDTIYAYGANERDFGPNALFGEEGDDTLFGALGDDRIEGGAGQDTLDGDAGQDLLDGGVGDDLIRAGTGDDTVFYALGDGDDTLTERNGQDVIVFGPGISLDMLGFTRLNGDELEISIDSVAGGILLISTQFDYASGYSGAFDILRFDNGDEIALADLIIETRGTDGDDILNGIVFGGSRQDVFFAGDGHDTIYAQGPNFRDFGPNTLNGEGGRDELWGAEGNDTLIGGADVDTVYGDGGDDLYIWEAGDGADIMYDRAGWDGLSLRGVDHLDQVALFVSGDHLEIDADGTVLTSQFQFGRFSGLDWVETRLGIQALLEPALWHYGTGAAETLDQNELQASVIFSGQGNDTITGRDIGDVIYAQEGDDTINAGGGNDDVIAGAGADLISTGDGNDRIFGTVSDLNGDVISDFEQQDVLIVSSSFFSLQTVYTTGSAISSFDVDGDGTVDSVITLQGSFASAGLDFSVVKGTTEITLGSGSIQNLIVGSIVNDFLTGTVSSDKIEGLTGNDRILGFDGQDVLSGGVGGDVLNGGDDNDEIRGGDGNDTMYGGSGDDDMEGGAGDDLLIGNAGDDNMFGGLGNDMFRGGTGSDVIEGGDGDDEAFGGDGNDTLRGGEGNDVLDGSAGNDFIAGENGDDTLVGQVGMDTLVGGDGLDELRGGGGNDLLYGDNGNDILFGGANEDRLFGGEGDDFLQGNQQNDELNGENGNDRLFGGDGFDFLDGGSGNDRLEGGNGLDILVGGLGADVLLGNAQNDIYQFNSVEESNPTSMDVIVGMDGVGVAGGDRIDLSNIDANALISGNQTFTFLGLQTTEAGLSFGAGGFWLENAGGPTLLYANTDDDDVIEFAIQINDGAGTSSGDYILGDFIV from the coding sequence GAAGGTGGCGCAGGACAAGATACGTTGGACGGCGACGCCGGACAAGACCTTTTGGATGGTGGGGTTGGGGACGACTTGATCCGGGCAGGCACGGGTGATGACACTGTCTTTTACGCTTTGGGCGATGGTGACGATACGCTGACTGAAAGAAACGGACAGGATGTGATCGTCTTTGGTCCGGGGATCTCGCTAGATATGCTTGGGTTTACGCGCCTCAACGGCGATGAGCTTGAGATCAGCATCGACAGCGTTGCCGGTGGTATACTGTTGATCAGCACGCAGTTTGATTATGCATCAGGGTACAGTGGCGCTTTTGACATTCTACGGTTCGACAATGGCGATGAGATCGCTCTGGCAGATTTGATCATAGAGACGCGCGGCACAGATGGGGACGATATCCTGAATGGGATCGTCTTTGGCGGGTCGCGCCAAGATGTTTTCTTTGCTGGCGATGGCCACGATACGATTTATGCACAAGGGCCGAACTTTCGCGATTTCGGACCTAATACGTTGAACGGCGAGGGTGGTCGCGATGAACTATGGGGTGCCGAAGGGAATGACACGCTGATCGGGGGGGCGGATGTGGATACCGTCTACGGAGATGGCGGGGATGATCTTTACATTTGGGAAGCGGGAGACGGCGCCGACATCATGTATGACCGAGCGGGTTGGGACGGATTGTCCCTGCGAGGTGTCGATCATCTGGATCAGGTTGCCTTATTCGTTTCTGGTGATCATCTAGAAATAGACGCAGATGGCACTGTTTTGACGTCTCAGTTCCAGTTCGGTCGGTTTAGCGGGTTGGACTGGGTTGAAACGCGGCTCGGAATACAAGCGCTTTTGGAGCCCGCACTTTGGCACTACGGTACCGGCGCCGCTGAAACACTGGATCAAAACGAGTTGCAAGCCTCAGTTATATTTTCCGGTCAAGGGAACGATACAATAACCGGACGTGATATTGGTGATGTGATTTATGCTCAAGAAGGGGATGATACGATAAATGCGGGCGGCGGTAACGATGATGTAATTGCCGGAGCCGGGGCTGATCTGATCTCAACTGGTGATGGCAATGACCGAATTTTTGGCACCGTTTCTGATTTAAATGGTGATGTGATATCTGATTTTGAACAACAGGATGTTTTGATTGTCAGTTCTAGCTTCTTCAGTCTGCAAACTGTTTACACAACGGGTTCAGCAATCTCGTCATTTGACGTAGATGGCGATGGTACCGTCGACAGTGTCATAACTTTGCAAGGTTCATTCGCTTCAGCGGGCCTTGATTTTAGTGTTGTCAAAGGAACCACTGAAATCACGCTTGGTTCAGGTTCGATACAAAACTTAATAGTAGGGTCCATCGTTAATGACTTCCTCACAGGTACAGTGTCGAGTGACAAGATTGAGGGTTTGACTGGCAATGATCGGATACTTGGTTTCGATGGCCAAGATGTGCTGTCGGGGGGCGTAGGCGGCGATGTTCTGAACGGCGGCGACGATAATGACGAGATCAGAGGCGGCGACGGAAATGATACCATGTACGGCGGCAGTGGCGATGACGACATGGAAGGGGGTGCTGGGGATGATCTGCTGATTGGCAATGCCGGCGACGACAACATGTTTGGCGGTCTTGGTAATGATATGTTCCGCGGCGGGACAGGCAGCGATGTCATTGAAGGTGGTGACGGGGATGACGAAGCCTTTGGCGGTGACGGAAATGACACTCTGCGTGGTGGCGAAGGCAACGATGTGCTGGATGGCAGCGCGGGCAATGACTTTATCGCCGGGGAGAACGGCGACGACACTTTGGTTGGTCAGGTCGGAATGGATACGTTGGTTGGTGGCGACGGTCTCGACGAGCTGCGAGGCGGTGGTGGGAACGACCTTCTCTATGGTGACAACGGCAATGACATACTGTTCGGTGGCGCGAATGAGGACCGGCTTTTTGGCGGTGAAGGTGATGACTTTCTACAGGGCAACCAGCAGAACGATGAGCTGAATGGTGAGAATGGCAATGACCGGCTATTCGGTGGCGATGGCTTTGATTTCCTTGATGGTGGGTCGGGAAATGACCGCCTCGAGGGTGGCAACGGCCTCGATATTCTGGTTGGCGGCTTGGGGGCGGATGTCCTGCTAGGAAATGCGCAGAACGATATTTATCAATTCAACAGCGTCGAGGAATCGAACCCTACAAGCATGGATGTCATCGTGGGGATGGACGGCGTTGGCGTTGCAGGGGGCGACCGCATAGATTTGTCAAACATCGACGCGAATGCCCTTATCAGCGGAAATCAAACGTTCACCTTCCTTGGACTACAGACAACAGAGGCGGGCCTGTCTTTCGGTGCAGGCGGATTCTGGCTCGAAAATGCGGGCGGGCCGACGCTATTGTATGCGAACACTGACGACGACGACGTGATCGAATTTGCGATCCAGATTAATGATGGCGCGGGTACCTCATCTGGAGATTACATCCTTGGTGATTTCATCGTCTAA
- a CDS encoding PIN domain-containing protein — protein MTAHDDGYVIHETTAEEVVEHASSLKMTRQHIADICQVVGIEVPTKMDGELLRMSNFLGSQFDCLSVMLRENGVLLSADLRLRQVATKICKEQAFGLDALLRVVAIEGTLSIDAYADVLLKLCGHGHSYVSLNGQMLHRMLIVDETATLERFERAAAYLGTPNADINSNILTSAEFIGRAFRYYGGGLKAQRATSIVLRRLLRLDGIELADMLTELVSAIGDIRVTNYVGQWLKGHVLLETFEHQIDKKRNEVR, from the coding sequence ATGACGGCGCACGACGACGGTTACGTAATCCATGAAACTACGGCCGAAGAAGTGGTAGAGCATGCATCCTCGCTCAAAATGACGCGACAGCACATCGCAGACATCTGTCAGGTCGTTGGAATTGAAGTCCCCACCAAAATGGATGGCGAGTTGCTGCGCATGTCTAACTTTTTAGGCAGTCAGTTTGATTGTCTCTCAGTCATGCTACGGGAAAACGGAGTGCTCTTGTCGGCGGATCTTAGGCTTCGGCAGGTAGCGACGAAAATTTGCAAAGAGCAGGCGTTTGGTCTGGACGCCTTATTACGGGTTGTGGCAATCGAAGGCACTTTGAGCATTGATGCCTACGCAGATGTGCTCCTCAAGCTCTGCGGGCATGGGCACTCCTACGTATCGCTCAATGGTCAGATGTTACATAGAATGTTGATTGTTGATGAAACAGCGACGCTGGAGAGGTTCGAAAGAGCAGCTGCCTATCTTGGCACGCCCAATGCGGACATCAACAGTAACATCCTTACGTCGGCAGAGTTCATTGGGCGTGCCTTTCGGTACTACGGCGGAGGGCTGAAAGCGCAGCGCGCTACAAGCATAGTCTTGCGCCGACTTTTGCGACTCGATGGGATTGAGCTTGCCGATATGCTGACCGAACTTGTTAGCGCGATAGGGGACATCAGGGTGACGAACTATGTTGGTCAATGGCTCAAAGGCCATGTTCTATTGGAAACATTCGAGCATCAGATTGACAAGAAGAGAAACGAAGTACGCTAA